In the genome of Triticum urartu cultivar G1812 chromosome 5, Tu2.1, whole genome shotgun sequence, one region contains:
- the LOC125509524 gene encoding STOREKEEPER protein-like, which yields MAPKRSAATAWGSPSDASDAEGDAGHRRRGRDDPPSDTDPSKTPPPNPNPKSSAAAPSSTPSVAADSAAAGSDSGGTYDSDAEAHRRPAPKPAASSPKPGGKPRARSPGINSDSYNSEDSDAEADRRLAAPKAAPSSPKPGGKPRARSPGINSDSEDSAAPVASDADLDPAAGADSEDDNVSPLRSARRPRAEASIIKPISSRPMDSPPRGGGSASEPRVKRPRSAAISAPSPDPLKRPSRLWSHDDELLILRGLATYRAKSGVLPGSTNDIGKLHSHIRAQLSVRVSTTQLSDKVRRLKQKYQLLATRAKNGREQELHTPHDRSIYEHAKKVWGLVGSGGGDGGGSGYENYGGGDSDELQYSGDSDDDMESQRDDRYHIKNRKVRPITAANGNGIGLGAVNANGRGKSGLEKGKDAYPYLWETVEELSKEHPSGAAFKKAFEVLEGSKARAIEEKLRRFRLTEIRQQLRRMDLMKETVRMVLDALESAD from the coding sequence ATGGCACCCAAGCGCTCCGCCGCCACGGCGTGGGGGTCCCCGTCCGACGCCTCCGACGCGGAGGGCGACGCgggccaccgccgccgcggccgcgACGACCCCCCCTCCGACACCGACCCCTCCAAGACCCCGCCGCCCAACCCTAACCCTAAgtcgtccgccgccgcgccctccTCCACCCCCTCCGTCGCGGCtgactccgccgccgccggatccgaCTCCGGGGGCACCTACGACTCCGACGCCGAGGcgcaccgccgccccgcgcccaagcccgccgcctcctcgcccAAGCCCGGCGGCAAGCCCAGGGCGCGCTCCCCCGGCATCAACTCCGACTCCTACAACTCCGAGGACTCTGACGCCGAGGCcgaccgccgcctcgccgctcccaAGGCCGCCCCCTCGTCGCCCAAGCCCGGCGGCAAGCCCAGGGCGCGCTCCCCCGGCATCAACTCCGACTCCGAGGACTCCGCCGCGCCCGTGGCCTCGGACGCCGACCTCGACCCGGCCGCCGGCGCCGACTCTGAAGACGACAACGTCTCGCCGCTCCGCTCCGCGCGCCGCCCCCGCGCCGAGGCATCCATCATCAAGCCCATCAGCTCCCGCCCCATGGACTCGCCGCCCCGCGGCGGCGGCTCTGCCTCCGAGCCGCGCGTCAAGCGCCCCCGCAGCGCCGCCATATCAGCGCCCTCTCCGGACCCGCTGAAGCGCCCCTCGCGGCTCTGGAGCCATGACGACGAGCTTCTCATCCTGCGCGGCCTCGCCACATACCGCGCCAAGAGCGGCGTGCTCCCTGGTTCCACCAATGACATCGGTAAGCTCCACAGCCACATCCGTGCCCAGCTCAGTGTTAGGGTATCCACCACGCAGCTCAGTGATAAGGTCCGGCGCCTCAAGCAGAAGTACCAGTTGCTTGCCACCCGTGCCAAGAATGGACGGGAGCAGGAGTTGCACACCCCGCATGACCGCAGCATCTATGAGCATGCCAAGAAGGTCTGGGGGTTGGTTGGTAgtggtggtggtgatggaggaggcAGTGGGTATGAGAATTATGGTGGTGGTGATAGTGATGAATTGCAATACAGCGGAGATAGCGATGATGATATGGAGAGTCAGCGGGATGACCGCTACCACATCAAGAACCGGAAGGTGAGGCCAATTACAGCGGCCAATGGCAATGGGATTGGGCTTGGGGCTGTCAATGCCAATGGCAGAGGGAAAAGTGGGCTTGAGAAGGGGAAGGATGCATATCCCTACCTGTGGGAGACTGTTGAGGAGCTGTCCAAGGAGCATCCGAGTGGTGCGGCATTCAAGAAGGCATTTGAGGTGCTCGAAGGATCAAAAGCACGGGCGATAGAGGAAAAGCTGAGGAGGTTTAGGTTGACGGAGATCAGACAGCAGCTGCGTAGGATGGACCTGATGAAGGAGACGGTGAGGATGGTGCTCGATGCCCTTGAGAGTGCTGACTGA